A genomic segment from Perca flavescens isolate YP-PL-M2 chromosome 13, PFLA_1.0, whole genome shotgun sequence encodes:
- the irf1b gene encoding interferon regulatory factor 1b, which translates to MPVQRLRMRPWLEKQIESNSVSGLTWVDKDKKMFAVPWKHAARHGWELDKDACLFKQWAIHTGKYVEGQTCDPKTWKANFRCAMNSLPDIEEVKDKSINKGHQAVRVFRMLPASPKSRDKRSKAKETKSRKKRLCKVEEDTDCSDTQSPMNESMTDDTLSTQENTVDSTVHTEEKDLFVSPAEVPEWSLSVEIGPGSFPSDIYQRFEVSPEHNSDYDYADDIIQICQQLEKDTNWMTNSLDDRGFLSNEACTSPGSQWSESSSADDLDDMPQYTTLGSDFMNPTDTVWNSFCQQIPRHSDF; encoded by the exons ATGCCAGTGCAAAGACTGAGGATGAGACCATGGCTGGAGAAGCAGATCGAGTCCAATTCCGTCTCGGGTCTGACTTGGGTGGACAAG GACAAGAAAATGTTCGCAGTCCCCTGGAAGCATGCAGCTCGACACGGCTGGGAGCTGGACAAGGACGCATGTCTGTTCAAACAATGGGCCATTCACACAG GGAAATATGTTGAAGGTCAGACCTGTGACCCAAAGACATGGAAAGCCAACTTCCGCTGTGCAATGAACTCACTGCCTGACATCGAGGAGGTGAAAGACAAGAGCATCAACAAAGGCCACCAAGCTGTGCGCGTCTTCAGGATGCTGCCTGCCAGCCCAAAATCTAGAG ATAAACGAAGCAAAGCAAAGGAAACAAAGTCAAGGAAGAag CGCTTGTGTAAGGTGGAGGAAGACACGGACTGCAGTGATACTCAGTCGCCGATGAATGAGTCAATGACAGACGACACTCTGTCCACTCAGGAGAACACAGTCGACAGCACAGTGCACACTGAGGAGAAGG ATTTATTTGTTTCTCCAGCTGAGGTTCCGGAATGGTCTTTGTCAGTTGAAATTGGCCCTGGAAGCTTTCCAAGTGATATCTATCAGAGATTTGAAGTTTCACCTGAGCACAACTCCG ATTACGACTATGCAGACGACATTATCCAG ATTTGCCAGCAACTGGAGAAAGATACAAACTGGATGACAAACAGTTTAGACGACAGGGGGTTCCTGAGCAATGAAGCATGCACCAGTccagggagccagtggagtgaaTCTTCTTCAG CTGATGACCTAGACGACATGCCACAGTACACAACTTTGGGCTCAGACTTCATGAATCCCACAGACACAGTGTGGAACAGCTTTTGTCAACAGATACCAAGGCACTCAGATTTTTAG